The following are from one region of the Chanos chanos chromosome 10, fChaCha1.1, whole genome shotgun sequence genome:
- the nxph2a gene encoding neurexophilin-2, with product MRKLQTILLLFCLHKVTCRKVQIPETGLTEWGESDNAQSLVPKGASPRILNPLRLFAKGSPGFKHNMREVTYLENMEDFWDWLSNQTDVRETQVRTKRRPIVKTGKFKKMFGWGDFHSNIKTVKLNLLITGKIVDHGNGTFSVYFRHNSTGLGNVSVSLVPPSKVVEFEIAQQSTLETKDSKAFNCRIEYEKTDRNKKTALCNFDQSKVCYQEQTQSHVSWLCSKPFKVICIYIAFYSVDYKLVQKVCPDYNYHSDTPYSSTG from the exons ATGCGAAAACTGCAGACTATTCTGCTCCTGTTCTGTTTACACAAG GTCACATGCAGAAAAGTGCAAATTCCAGAGACGGGGCTTACAGAATGGGGTGAGAGCGACAATGCACAGAGCCTTGTTCCCAAAGGAGCGAGTCCACGGATCCTCAACCCTTTGCGTCTGTTTGCCAAAGGTTCCCCTGGGTTCAAGCACAACATGAGggaagtgacatatttagaaaaCATGGAGGACTTCTGGGACTGGTTATCTAACCAGACAGATGTTCGAGAGACACAAGTGAGGACTAAACGCAGACCCATCGTAAAGACGGGGAAGTTCAAAAAAATGTTCGGCTGGGGAGACTTTCACTCAAACATCAAGACCGTAAAACTGAACCTCCTCATTACGGGCAAAATAGTGGATCACGGAAATGGCACCTTCAGCGTTTACTTTCGGCACAATTCCACTGGCCTCGGAAACGTCTCGGTCAGTCTCGTGCCTCCCTCCAAGGTAGTGGAGTTTGAGATCGCACAGCAGTCCACCCTGGAAACCAAAGACTCCAAAGCCTTCAACTGTCGAATTGAGTACGAAAAAACAGACCGGAACAAGAAGACTGCTTTGTGTAACTTTGACCAATCCAAGGTGTGTTACCAAGAGCAGACGCAAAGCCATGTATCTTGGCTCTGCTCCAAACCCTTCAAAGTCATATGCATCTACATCGCCTTCTACAGTGTTGACTACAAACTTGTACAGAAGGTATGCCCTGATTATAATTACCATAGTGACACGCCATACTCTTCCACTGGATAG